In a genomic window of Streptomyces pristinaespiralis:
- a CDS encoding extracellular solute-binding protein, with translation MKLVSKVAATAAALALAGVTATACAPQTSGNSAQQDDKSGTLRVWLFQEVNNKPKEQVVDAAVAAFEKAHKGAEVEIEYIPVETRAQRIKAAFNDPKSAPDLIEYGNTDTAGYVKDGGLADVTAEFGAWDEAKDTDPTARQSVTVDGKVYGAPLFVGVRALYYRTDVFKDLGIAVPETQDELIATAKKIRKEKPDLYGLAVGGAYTYGAMPFIWANGGELAQEKGGSYESAIDSAAAQKGIKAYTSLFGDDNCPAAKCAAMGGNAVITAFAAGNAAMAIGGDFSHQAVEAGAVKGKYAVVPLPGLKAGEIAPAFAGGNNVGVLKSSSHRTLAVDLMKRLAGKESQGKLFDAMGFLPTYTDVRAEAARKQPFVEPFIKTLGAGAKFVPASPAWGRIDASLVLPTMFQEIVSGKKDVAAASGDAAEKMDAAFTDAG, from the coding sequence GGCGTCACCGCCACCGCCTGTGCCCCGCAGACCTCCGGCAACAGCGCCCAGCAGGACGACAAGAGCGGCACGCTGCGGGTCTGGCTGTTCCAGGAGGTCAACAACAAGCCCAAGGAGCAGGTCGTCGACGCCGCCGTCGCCGCGTTCGAGAAGGCGCACAAGGGCGCGGAGGTCGAGATCGAGTACATACCGGTCGAGACCCGCGCGCAGAGGATCAAGGCGGCGTTCAACGACCCGAAGAGCGCCCCCGACCTGATCGAGTACGGCAACACCGACACCGCCGGCTACGTCAAGGACGGCGGACTCGCCGACGTCACCGCCGAGTTCGGCGCCTGGGACGAGGCCAAGGACACCGACCCCACCGCCAGGCAGTCCGTCACGGTCGACGGCAAGGTCTACGGAGCGCCTCTCTTCGTCGGCGTCCGCGCGCTCTACTACCGCACCGACGTCTTCAAGGACCTCGGCATCGCGGTACCCGAGACCCAGGACGAGCTCATCGCCACCGCGAAGAAGATCCGCAAGGAGAAGCCGGACCTCTACGGCCTCGCCGTGGGCGGTGCCTACACCTACGGCGCCATGCCGTTCATCTGGGCCAACGGCGGCGAACTGGCGCAGGAGAAGGGCGGCTCCTACGAGTCCGCCATCGACAGCGCCGCCGCACAGAAGGGCATCAAGGCCTACACGTCGCTCTTCGGTGACGACAACTGCCCGGCCGCCAAGTGCGCCGCCATGGGCGGCAACGCCGTCATCACCGCCTTCGCCGCCGGCAACGCGGCCATGGCGATCGGCGGAGACTTCAGCCACCAGGCCGTCGAGGCCGGCGCGGTCAAGGGCAAGTACGCGGTCGTACCGCTGCCGGGCCTGAAGGCCGGCGAGATCGCCCCGGCGTTCGCGGGCGGCAACAACGTCGGCGTGCTCAAGAGCAGTTCGCACCGCACCCTGGCGGTGGACCTGATGAAGCGGCTCGCGGGCAAGGAGTCGCAGGGCAAGCTCTTCGACGCGATGGGCTTCCTGCCCACCTACACCGATGTGCGCGCGGAGGCCGCGAGGAAGCAGCCGTTCGTCGAACCCTTCATCAAGACGCTCGGAGCCGGCGCCAAGTTCGTCCCCGCCTCGCCCGCCTGGGGCCGGATCGACGCCTCGCTCGTCCTGCCGACCATGTTCCAGGAGATCGTCAGCGGCAAGAAGGACGTGGCCGCGGCCTCCGGTGACGCGGCCGAGAAGATGGACGCCGCGTTCACCGACGCGGGCTGA
- a CDS encoding 2Fe-2S iron-sulfur cluster-binding protein, with the protein MSNENNPHGLPPEFQELPEGFEQERRGDEYDAHGRQDPYGRQHDQGGPYGEHGHGQSYEEHAGHGESYEQYEQGDSYGQGEQYEQGDAYGQYEQGQPYGQPEHGDAYGRHEPPQGSYSDAYGSYGDQGGGWQPTPQGGEYDGEATAFFQLPEEFTSGSAPLEAPGHGYVPPMIRPLTPAAGIDPAAPGGWATPWPEPADVNADANVNVNETGQWAFHESRDVQEAHDVHDFHEAHEAHDGHGVQGGHGAQGAQNARDAQDAPHVHDGREAYEVRDSGEFGESRTPQGTAPAAQGPQEAPHFPQVPRFSEFAEAQEAEPAASSDADSGEFPLPQGPDAPWAGTTPSATLPGGAPAPWATLPGGAAAPWAADESQRAEEPAVSVPEPVIAEPAAEGDAAAAEPVGTSTEAAVESGSEAGSPSGSESPEPEPESAAGPPAGTEADPETGNDTGTGTEAQAVPADPDPAATAVPSAGTEEHPPTSYVLRVNGTDRPVSDAWIGESLLYVLRERLGLAGAKDGCSQGECGACNVQVDGRLVASCLVPAATAAGSEVRTVEGLATDGELSDVQRALAACGAVQCGFCIPGMAMTVHDLLEGNHAPTELETRQALCGNLCRCSGYRGVLDAVREVAAERAASATAASEAADAGDEARIPHQAAPGAGSVQIHPHDGGMA; encoded by the coding sequence GTGAGCAACGAGAACAACCCGCACGGCCTTCCGCCGGAGTTCCAGGAGCTCCCGGAGGGCTTCGAGCAGGAGCGCCGCGGCGACGAGTACGACGCCCACGGCCGACAGGACCCCTACGGCCGGCAGCACGACCAGGGGGGACCGTACGGCGAGCACGGTCACGGGCAGTCGTACGAGGAGCACGCCGGTCACGGGGAGTCGTACGAGCAGTACGAACAGGGTGACTCGTACGGGCAGGGCGAGCAGTACGAGCAGGGCGACGCGTACGGGCAGTACGAGCAGGGGCAGCCGTACGGGCAGCCCGAGCACGGGGACGCGTACGGCCGGCACGAGCCGCCGCAGGGTTCCTACAGTGACGCCTACGGCTCGTACGGCGACCAGGGCGGCGGCTGGCAGCCCACGCCGCAGGGCGGCGAGTACGACGGCGAGGCCACGGCCTTCTTCCAGCTGCCCGAGGAGTTCACCTCCGGCTCCGCACCGCTCGAGGCGCCCGGGCACGGTTACGTACCGCCGATGATCAGGCCGCTGACGCCTGCCGCGGGCATCGACCCGGCGGCGCCCGGCGGCTGGGCGACCCCGTGGCCGGAGCCTGCGGACGTGAACGCGGACGCGAACGTGAACGTCAACGAGACGGGGCAGTGGGCCTTCCACGAGTCCCGGGACGTCCAAGAGGCGCACGACGTCCATGACTTCCATGAGGCCCATGAGGCGCATGACGGCCACGGCGTTCAGGGCGGCCATGGCGCTCAGGGCGCCCAGAATGCGCGTGATGCGCAGGATGCCCCTCATGTGCACGATGGGCGTGAAGCCTATGAAGTGCGTGACTCGGGGGAGTTCGGGGAGTCCCGGACGCCTCAGGGCACGGCTCCGGCGGCCCAAGGGCCTCAGGAGGCCCCGCACTTCCCGCAGGTCCCCCGGTTCTCGGAGTTCGCGGAGGCCCAGGAGGCGGAGCCTGCCGCGTCGTCCGATGCCGACTCCGGTGAGTTCCCGCTGCCGCAGGGTCCCGACGCGCCCTGGGCCGGTACGACCCCGTCCGCGACGCTCCCCGGAGGTGCGCCGGCGCCTTGGGCGACGCTGCCGGGCGGCGCCGCCGCTCCCTGGGCGGCGGACGAGTCGCAGCGGGCGGAGGAGCCGGCCGTGTCCGTGCCGGAGCCGGTGATCGCGGAGCCGGCGGCCGAAGGGGACGCCGCGGCGGCGGAGCCGGTCGGGACATCTACCGAGGCCGCGGTCGAGTCGGGCTCCGAGGCCGGATCCCCGTCCGGATCGGAGTCGCCGGAGCCCGAGCCCGAGTCGGCGGCCGGCCCCCCGGCCGGGACCGAAGCCGATCCTGAGACAGGGAACGACACCGGGACCGGCACCGAGGCCCAGGCCGTGCCGGCCGACCCCGACCCGGCGGCCACGGCCGTGCCCTCCGCCGGGACCGAGGAGCACCCGCCCACCTCGTACGTCCTGCGCGTCAACGGCACCGACCGGCCGGTCAGCGACGCCTGGATAGGCGAGTCCCTGCTCTACGTGCTCCGCGAGCGCCTCGGCCTCGCCGGCGCCAAGGACGGCTGCTCCCAGGGCGAGTGCGGCGCGTGCAACGTCCAGGTCGACGGCCGGCTCGTCGCCTCCTGCCTGGTCCCGGCGGCGACCGCCGCGGGCTCCGAGGTGCGGACGGTCGAAGGTCTCGCCACCGACGGCGAACTCTCCGACGTCCAGCGGGCGCTGGCGGCGTGCGGCGCCGTCCAGTGCGGCTTCTGCATCCCCGGTATGGCGATGACCGTCCACGACCTCCTCGAGGGCAACCACGCCCCCACGGAACTGGAGACCCGCCAGGCCCTGTGCGGCAACCTCTGCCGCTGCTCCGGCTACCGCGGCGTCCTCGACGCCGTGCGCGAGGTGGCCGCCGAACGCGCGGCGAGCGCCACCGCCGCCTCCGAGGCGGCGGACGCCGGTGACGAAGCCCGCATCCCGCACCAGGCAGCACCCGGCGCAGGTAGTGTGCAGATTCACCCGCACGACGGAGGCATGGCGTGA
- a CDS encoding beta-N-acetylhexosaminidase — protein MDVLPLPRSGKTHNGGFVLDGSTVIDAGPGTEGAERRLRADLGAATGLPLPPGAGADGKAIRLRVDAADAGHLGPEGYRLDVDGDGITIHGGGAAGVFWGVQTLRQLLGPEAYRRAPLATDRRWEVPGTSVEDAPRFSWRGLMLDVSRHFMPKEGVLRYLDLLAAHKLNVFHFHLTDDQGWRIEIKRYPGLTEVGAWRSRTKYGHRASPLWDEAPHGGYYTQDDIREIVAYAAERHITVVPEIDIPGHSQAAIAAYPELGNTDVIDTTSLTVWDNWGITPNVLAPTDSTLRFYEGVLEEVLDLFPSTFVHIGGDECPKDQWRASTAAQARIKELGLADEDELQSWFIRHFDRWLTGRGRRLIGWDEILEGGLAPGAAVSSWRGYKGGIAAAEAGHDVVMCPEQQVYLDHRQAAGDDEPMPIGYVRTLEDVYRFEPVPPALAPEAAAHILGTQANVWTEVMQDSARVDYQVFPRLAAFAEVAWSTLPPSAERDFAGFERRMTAHYARLDALGVHYRPPGGPLPWQRRPGVAGRPIDGVPPNV, from the coding sequence ATGGATGTCCTCCCCCTGCCGCGCAGCGGCAAGACGCACAACGGCGGATTCGTGCTCGACGGGTCCACCGTCATCGACGCGGGCCCCGGCACCGAAGGCGCCGAGCGCCGGCTTCGCGCCGACCTGGGCGCGGCGACAGGGCTGCCTCTGCCGCCCGGTGCCGGTGCCGACGGGAAGGCGATCCGGCTGCGCGTCGACGCCGCGGACGCCGGACACCTCGGCCCCGAGGGCTACAGGCTGGACGTCGACGGCGACGGCATCACCATCCACGGCGGAGGCGCCGCCGGAGTGTTCTGGGGCGTCCAGACGCTCCGTCAGCTCCTGGGGCCCGAGGCGTACCGCAGGGCGCCCTTGGCGACGGACAGGCGCTGGGAGGTGCCGGGCACGTCCGTCGAGGACGCGCCCCGGTTCTCCTGGCGCGGCCTCATGCTCGACGTGTCACGGCACTTCATGCCCAAAGAAGGCGTGCTGCGCTACCTCGACCTGCTCGCCGCCCACAAGCTCAACGTCTTCCACTTCCACCTCACCGACGACCAGGGCTGGCGCATCGAGATCAAGCGTTACCCCGGACTGACCGAGGTGGGCGCCTGGCGGTCGCGGACCAAGTACGGGCACCGGGCGTCACCGCTCTGGGACGAGGCTCCGCACGGCGGTTACTACACCCAGGACGACATCCGGGAGATCGTCGCCTACGCCGCGGAGCGGCACATCACCGTCGTCCCCGAGATCGACATCCCCGGGCACTCTCAGGCCGCCATCGCCGCGTATCCGGAACTCGGCAACACCGACGTCATCGACACGACCTCCCTGACCGTCTGGGACAACTGGGGCATCACCCCCAACGTACTCGCCCCCACCGACAGCACCCTCCGCTTCTACGAGGGCGTGCTCGAGGAGGTCCTCGACCTCTTCCCGTCCACCTTCGTGCACATCGGCGGCGACGAATGCCCCAAGGACCAGTGGAGGGCGTCCACCGCCGCGCAGGCCCGCATCAAGGAACTCGGCCTGGCCGACGAGGATGAACTCCAGTCGTGGTTCATCAGGCACTTCGACCGCTGGCTCACCGGCCGCGGCCGCCGCCTCATCGGCTGGGACGAGATCCTCGAAGGAGGACTGGCACCCGGCGCGGCCGTCTCCTCCTGGCGCGGCTACAAGGGCGGTATCGCCGCCGCCGAGGCCGGCCACGACGTCGTCATGTGCCCGGAGCAGCAGGTCTACCTCGACCACCGGCAGGCCGCCGGCGACGACGAGCCGATGCCCATCGGTTACGTCCGCACCCTCGAGGACGTCTACCGCTTCGAGCCCGTACCGCCCGCGCTCGCCCCCGAGGCCGCCGCGCACATCCTGGGCACCCAGGCGAACGTCTGGACCGAGGTGATGCAGGACAGCGCCCGCGTCGACTACCAGGTCTTCCCCCGGCTCGCCGCGTTCGCCGAGGTCGCCTGGTCCACGCTGCCCCCGTCCGCGGAGCGCGACTTCGCAGGCTTCGAGCGCCGGATGACCGCCCACTACGCGCGCCTTGACGCGCTCGGCGTCCACTACCGGCCCCCCGGCGGCCCGTTGCCGTGGCAGCGCCGCCCCGGTGTCGCCGGACGTCCGATCGACGGCGTGCCCCCGAACGTGTGA
- a CDS encoding carbohydrate ABC transporter permease, with translation MSPVRPQIRIRRPGRLLAEAAALVIALVVAFPLYWMVLSAFKPAGEIQSKEARPWTLSPSLDSFRRVFRQEEFGGYFVNSLIVACTVVVASALIAFLAATAVTRFRFTFRTTLLIMFLVAQMVPIEALTIPLFFLMRDLGQLNTLGSLILPHIAFSLPFAIWMLRGFVKAVPEALEEAAYIDGASRARFLWQILFPLVLPGLVATSVFSFISTWNDFLFAKSFIISDTSQSTLPMALLVFFKPDENDWGGIMAGSTVMTVPVLVFFVLVQRRLVSGLGGAVKD, from the coding sequence ATGAGCCCGGTCCGCCCGCAGATACGGATCCGGCGGCCCGGACGGCTGCTGGCGGAGGCAGCGGCGCTGGTCATCGCGCTCGTCGTCGCCTTCCCGCTGTACTGGATGGTGCTCTCCGCATTCAAACCGGCCGGGGAGATCCAGTCGAAGGAGGCGAGGCCGTGGACGCTTTCCCCCTCGCTGGACTCGTTCCGGCGGGTCTTCCGACAGGAGGAATTCGGCGGCTATTTCGTCAACAGCCTGATCGTCGCCTGCACGGTCGTCGTCGCCTCCGCGCTGATCGCGTTCCTGGCCGCCACCGCGGTGACCCGCTTCCGGTTCACGTTCCGCACCACGCTGCTCATCATGTTCCTGGTGGCGCAGATGGTGCCGATCGAGGCGCTGACCATTCCGCTGTTCTTCCTGATGCGGGACCTCGGCCAGCTGAACACCCTCGGTTCGCTGATCCTGCCGCACATCGCCTTCTCCCTGCCGTTCGCGATCTGGATGCTGCGGGGCTTCGTCAAGGCGGTCCCCGAGGCGCTGGAGGAGGCGGCCTACATCGACGGCGCCAGCCGCGCCCGGTTCTTGTGGCAGATCCTCTTCCCGCTGGTCCTGCCGGGACTGGTTGCCACGAGCGTGTTCTCGTTCATCTCGACCTGGAACGACTTCCTCTTCGCCAAGTCGTTCATCATCAGCGACACTTCGCAGTCGACGCTGCCGATGGCGCTGCTGGTCTTCTTCAAGCCCGACGAGAACGACTGGGGCGGCATCATGGCGGGTTCGACGGTGATGACCGTCCCGGTCCTGGTCTTCTTCGTACTCGTACAGCGACGTCTGGTCTCCGGGCTGGGCGGCGCGGTGAAGGACTGA
- a CDS encoding xanthine dehydrogenase family protein molybdopterin-binding subunit produces MSNDAATTAMPQPVESPQPEAPAHGLGASLPAADTRAKSEGTFPYASDLWAEGLLWAALLRSPHPHARIVSVDTSAAVEMPGVHAVITHQDIPGDGAYGRRIADRPVFASEIVRHHGEAIAAVAADHPDTARLAAAAIAVEYEVLEPVTDPEKAFAAEPLHPDGNLIRHIPLRYGDPEATGEVIVEGLYRIGRQDPAPIGAEAGLAVPRPDGGVELYVASTDPHTDRDLAAACFGLEPERVKVVVTGVPGATGDREDPGFQLPLGLLALRTGCPVKLAATREESFLGHAHRHPTLLRYRHHADAEGHLVKVEAQLLLDAGAYADASSESLAAAVAFACGPYVVPHAHIEGWAVRTNNPPSGHVRGEGAMQVCAAYEAQMDKLAAKLGLDQTEIRLRNVLATGDILPTGQTVTCPAPVAELLEAVRDFPLPALPKDSPEDDWLLPGGPEGAGEPGAVRRGVGYALGMVHMLGAEGTDEVSTATVKVHDGVATVICAAVETGSGFSTLARQIVQETLGVEDVRVASVDTDQPPAGPAAHGRHTWVSGGAVERAAKMVRTQLLQPLAHKFGMSTELLQITDGKITSYDGVLSTTVTEAMDGKELWATAQCRPHPTEPLDGSGQGDAFVGLAFCAIRAVVDVDIELGSVRVVEMAVAQDVGRVLNPAQLATRIEAGVTQGVGAALTENLRTARGLIRHPDLTGYALPTALDAPDIRIVKLVEERDVVAPFGAKPASAAPVVTSPAAVASAVRAATGRPINRLPIRPQAAVAVPNP; encoded by the coding sequence GTGAGCAACGACGCGGCCACCACTGCGATGCCGCAGCCGGTCGAGAGCCCCCAGCCGGAGGCTCCTGCCCACGGCCTCGGCGCGTCGCTCCCCGCCGCCGACACCCGCGCGAAGAGCGAGGGCACGTTCCCCTACGCGTCCGACCTGTGGGCGGAGGGCCTGCTGTGGGCCGCGCTGCTGCGCTCGCCGCACCCGCACGCCCGCATCGTGTCCGTCGACACGTCCGCGGCGGTCGAGATGCCGGGCGTACACGCGGTGATCACCCACCAGGACATCCCCGGGGACGGCGCGTACGGCAGGCGCATCGCCGACCGGCCGGTCTTCGCCTCTGAGATCGTCCGTCACCACGGCGAGGCGATCGCGGCGGTCGCCGCCGACCACCCCGACACGGCCCGTCTCGCGGCGGCGGCGATCGCGGTGGAGTACGAGGTCCTCGAGCCGGTCACCGACCCCGAGAAGGCCTTCGCCGCCGAACCGCTGCACCCCGACGGCAACCTCATCCGCCACATCCCCCTCCGCTACGGCGACCCCGAGGCGACGGGCGAGGTGATCGTCGAGGGCCTGTACCGCATCGGCCGCCAGGACCCCGCCCCCATCGGCGCCGAGGCCGGCCTCGCAGTGCCCCGCCCCGACGGCGGCGTCGAGCTCTATGTGGCCTCCACCGACCCGCACACCGACCGCGACCTCGCCGCGGCGTGCTTCGGCCTCGAACCGGAACGCGTCAAGGTCGTCGTCACCGGCGTCCCGGGGGCGACGGGCGACCGCGAGGACCCCGGCTTCCAACTGCCCCTCGGACTGCTCGCGCTGCGTACCGGCTGCCCGGTCAAACTCGCCGCCACCCGCGAGGAGTCCTTCCTCGGCCACGCCCACCGCCACCCGACGCTGCTGCGCTACCGGCACCACGCGGACGCCGAGGGCCACCTGGTCAAGGTCGAGGCGCAGCTGCTGCTCGACGCGGGCGCGTACGCCGACGCCTCCTCCGAGTCGCTGGCCGCCGCGGTCGCGTTCGCCTGCGGTCCCTACGTCGTGCCGCACGCCCACATCGAGGGCTGGGCGGTCCGCACGAACAACCCGCCCTCCGGTCATGTTCGGGGCGAGGGAGCGATGCAGGTCTGCGCCGCGTACGAGGCGCAGATGGACAAGCTCGCCGCGAAACTCGGCCTGGACCAGACCGAGATCCGCCTGCGCAACGTCCTGGCCACCGGCGACATCCTGCCCACCGGCCAGACCGTCACCTGCCCGGCGCCCGTCGCCGAACTGCTCGAGGCCGTACGGGACTTCCCGCTGCCCGCCCTGCCCAAGGACTCCCCGGAGGACGACTGGCTCCTCCCCGGCGGGCCGGAAGGCGCCGGTGAACCGGGCGCGGTACGCCGCGGGGTCGGCTACGCCCTCGGCATGGTCCACATGCTCGGAGCGGAAGGCACCGACGAGGTCTCCACGGCCACGGTCAAGGTCCACGACGGGGTCGCGACGGTCATCTGCGCGGCGGTGGAGACCGGTTCCGGGTTCTCCACGCTGGCGCGCCAGATCGTGCAGGAGACGCTGGGCGTGGAAGACGTCCGCGTCGCCTCGGTCGACACCGACCAGCCCCCGGCCGGCCCGGCCGCCCACGGCCGCCACACCTGGGTGTCCGGCGGTGCGGTGGAGCGTGCCGCGAAGATGGTCCGCACGCAGCTCCTCCAGCCGCTGGCCCACAAGTTCGGCATGTCCACCGAACTGCTCCAGATCACCGACGGCAAGATCACGTCGTACGACGGCGTCCTGTCGACGACGGTCACCGAGGCGATGGACGGCAAGGAACTCTGGGCCACCGCCCAGTGCCGCCCCCACCCCACCGAGCCGCTCGACGGGTCGGGCCAGGGCGACGCCTTCGTGGGCCTGGCGTTCTGCGCGATCCGCGCGGTGGTGGACGTCGACATCGAGCTGGGCTCGGTCCGCGTGGTGGAGATGGCGGTGGCGCAGGACGTGGGCCGCGTCCTCAACCCCGCGCAACTGGCCACGCGTATAGAGGCGGGCGTCACCCAGGGAGTCGGAGCGGCCCTCACGGAGAACCTCCGCACGGCCCGCGGTCTGATCCGCCACCCCGACCTCACCGGGTACGCCCTCCCCACCGCCCTGGACGCGCCGGACATTCGCATCGTGAAACTCGTCGAGGAACGCGACGTGGTGGCCCCCTTCGGCGCCAAGCCGGCGAGCGCCGCCCCAGTGGTCACCTCTCCGGCCGCGGTCGCCTCCGCGGTCCGCGCGGCCACCGGCCGCCCGATCAACCGCCTGCCGATCAGGCCCCAGGCGGCGGTGGCTGTTCCAAACCCGTGA
- a CDS encoding FAD binding domain-containing protein translates to MTTHAPRTAQSVTLPASLDEAVAALSAMPAAVPVAGGTDLMAAVNKGQLRPAGLVGLGRISEIRGWRYQDGHALLGAGLTHARMGRPDFAALIPALAASARAAGPPQIRNAGTLGGNIASSAPTGDSLPVLAALEADLVIAGPGGARREIPVSHLLAGREMLGPAELIGFVRVPLLHAPQVFLKATGRTGPGRATASVAVVLDPARRGVRCAVGAIAPMPLRPLEAERWIGSLIDWDGERGLEGEALTAFGEYVAAACIPDPAPAPEGQEQQVLSPAVLHLRRTVAALARRALGRALS, encoded by the coding sequence GTGACCACGCACGCACCGCGAACGGCACAGTCGGTGACGCTGCCGGCCTCGCTCGACGAGGCCGTGGCGGCGCTCAGCGCCATGCCCGCCGCCGTCCCCGTCGCCGGCGGCACCGACCTCATGGCCGCGGTCAACAAGGGCCAGCTCCGTCCCGCCGGCCTCGTCGGTCTCGGCCGCATCAGCGAGATCCGCGGCTGGCGCTACCAGGACGGGCACGCGCTGCTCGGCGCCGGCCTCACCCACGCCCGGATGGGACGGCCCGACTTCGCCGCCCTCATCCCCGCGCTCGCCGCCTCCGCGCGTGCGGCCGGGCCGCCCCAGATCCGCAACGCGGGCACGCTCGGCGGCAACATCGCCAGCTCCGCGCCGACCGGTGACAGCCTGCCGGTGCTGGCCGCGCTCGAGGCCGACCTGGTGATCGCGGGGCCGGGCGGCGCCCGGCGCGAGATCCCGGTGTCGCACCTGCTGGCAGGTCGCGAGATGCTCGGCCCCGCCGAACTGATCGGCTTCGTACGCGTACCCCTCCTGCACGCCCCGCAGGTCTTCCTGAAGGCGACCGGCCGCACCGGCCCCGGACGCGCCACGGCCTCGGTGGCCGTCGTCCTCGACCCGGCCAGGCGCGGGGTGCGCTGCGCGGTGGGCGCCATCGCGCCCATGCCGCTGCGGCCGCTGGAGGCCGAGCGCTGGATCGGCTCACTCATCGACTGGGACGGCGAGCGGGGTCTCGAGGGCGAGGCGCTGACCGCGTTCGGCGAGTACGTCGCCGCCGCGTGCATCCCCGACCCGGCGCCGGCGCCCGAGGGTCAGGAACAACAGGTGCTGTCGCCGGCCGTACTGCATCTGCGGCGTACCGTCGCCGCGCTGGCCCGACGGGCACTGGGGAGGGCGCTGTCGTGA
- a CDS encoding carbohydrate ABC transporter permease translates to MAYKSAAAEPAVVPAGTTARPPATKPRTSGRPPRRRGTWTPWLYLAPALVVLAALLVYPIYQLGLISFLEYTQAQVSGGEPTTFQGLGNYRALFADGQFWQVLLATLLFAAACVVSTLAVGCALAVLLTRVRALPRLALMLAALGAWATPAITGSTVWVFLFDPDYGPVNRLLGLGDFSWTYGRFSAFALVLFEVVWCSFPFVMVTVYAGIKAIPGEVLEAASLDGASQWRIWRSVTAPMLRPILVVVTIQSVIWDFKVFTQIYVMTNGGGIAGQNLVLNVYAYQKAFASSQYSLGSAIGVVMLVILLAVTLVYLRLLRRQGEEI, encoded by the coding sequence ATGGCGTACAAATCCGCCGCCGCCGAGCCGGCCGTGGTCCCCGCGGGGACCACGGCCCGCCCGCCGGCCACGAAGCCACGGACCTCGGGGAGGCCGCCGCGCCGCCGGGGCACCTGGACGCCCTGGCTCTACCTCGCGCCCGCCCTGGTCGTGCTCGCCGCGCTGCTCGTCTACCCGATCTACCAGCTCGGCCTGATCTCCTTCCTCGAATACACCCAGGCACAGGTCAGCGGCGGTGAACCGACCACCTTCCAGGGCCTCGGCAACTACCGGGCGCTCTTCGCCGACGGCCAGTTCTGGCAGGTGCTCCTCGCGACCCTGCTCTTCGCGGCCGCGTGCGTGGTCTCCACACTCGCCGTCGGCTGCGCGCTGGCCGTCCTGCTGACCCGCGTACGCGCCCTGCCGCGGCTCGCCCTGATGCTGGCGGCGCTCGGCGCCTGGGCGACGCCGGCCATCACCGGCTCCACGGTGTGGGTCTTCCTCTTCGATCCCGACTACGGACCCGTCAACCGGCTGCTGGGACTGGGCGACTTCTCCTGGACGTACGGGCGGTTCAGCGCCTTCGCGCTCGTCCTGTTCGAGGTCGTCTGGTGCTCGTTCCCGTTCGTGATGGTGACCGTCTACGCGGGCATCAAGGCGATCCCGGGCGAAGTGCTCGAGGCGGCCTCGCTGGACGGCGCCTCGCAGTGGCGGATCTGGCGGTCCGTGACGGCGCCGATGCTGCGGCCCATCCTGGTGGTCGTCACCATCCAGTCGGTCATCTGGGACTTCAAGGTCTTCACCCAGATCTATGTGATGACGAACGGCGGAGGCATCGCGGGACAGAATCTCGTCCTCAACGTGTACGCCTATCAAAAGGCCTTCGCGTCCTCGCAGTACAGCCTGGGCTCTGCGATCGGCGTCGTCATGCTGGTGATTCTGCTGGCGGTCACCCTCGTCTATCTGCGCCTGCTGCGACGTCAGGGAGAAGAGATATGA